In Mastacembelus armatus chromosome 5, fMasArm1.2, whole genome shotgun sequence, a single genomic region encodes these proteins:
- the LOC113130710 gene encoding transcription factor HES-5-like, whose translation MKPAQIRFSLQRPQQHRDPDMAPTITAAMTNSQDHLTLTHKLRKPLVEKFRRERINSSIEQLKSLLGPEFLKQQPDSKLEKADILEMTVCVLTQLQQQNQQQRRLLNHFNKLPSSSDNNLTEVDSSLLSSTVQTSITTEKSPGNSALWRPW comes from the exons ATGAAGCCAGCACAGATCAGATTCTCTCTACAGAGACCTCAACAGCACAGAGATCCAGACATGGCTCCTACAATCACTGCAGCAATGACCAATTCTCAAGACCACCTGACTCTGACCCACAAG CTCAGAAAGCCTCTGGTGGAGAAGTTTCGCAGAGAGCGAATCAACAGCAGCATTGAGCAGCTCAAGTCTCTCCTGGGTCCAGAGTTCCtcaaacagcagccagactCCAAGCTGGAGAAAGCAGACATCCTGGAGATGACAGTTTGCGTactgacacagctgcagcagcagaaccagcagcagAGAAGACTGCTGAACCACTTCAACAAGCTGCCGTCTTCCTCTGATAACAACCTGACAGAGGTTGACTCCTCTCTTCTGAGCTCCACAGTCCAGACCAGCATCACCACAGAGAAGAGTCCAGGCAACAGTGCCCTCTGGAGGCCGTGGTAG
- the LOC113130591 gene encoding transcription factor HES-5-like, producing the protein MKPAQIRFSLQRPQQHRDPDMAPTITAAMTNSQDHLTLTHKLRKPLVEKFRRERINSSIEQLKSLLGPEFLKQQPDSKLEKADILEMTVCVLTQLQQQNQQQRRLLNHFNKLPSSSDNNLTEVDSSLLSSTVQTSITTEKSPGNSALWRPW; encoded by the exons ATGAAGCCAGCACAGATCAGATTCTCTCTACAGAGACCTCAACAGCACAGAGATCCAGACATGGCTCCCACAATCACTGCAGCAATGACCAATTCTCAAGACCACCTGACTCTGACCCACAAG CTCAGAAAGCCTCTGGTGGAGAAGTTTCGCAGAGAGCGAATCAACAGCAGCATCGAGCAGCTCAAGTCTCTCCTGGGTCCAGAGTTCCtcaaacagcagccagactCCAAGCTGGAGAAAGCAGACATCCTGGAGATGACAGTTTGCGTactgacacagctgcagcagcagaaccagcagcagAGAAGACTGCTGAACCACTTCAACAAGCTGCCGTCTTCCTCTGATAACAACCTGACAGAGGTTGACTCCTCTCTTCTGAGCTCCACAGTCCAGACCAGCATCACCACAGAGAAGAGTCCAGGCAACAGTGCCCTCTGGAGGCCGTGGTAG
- the LOC113130667 gene encoding transcription factor HES-5-like, producing MKPAQIRFSLQRPQQHRDPDMAPTITAAMTNSQDHLTLTHKLRKPLVEKFRRERINSSIEQLKSLLGPEFLKQQPDSKLEKADILEMTVCVLTQLQQQNQQQRRLLNHFNKLPSSSDNNLTEVDSSLLSSTVQTSITTEKSPGNSALWRPW from the exons ATGAAGCCAGCACAGATCAGATTCTCTCTACAGAGACCTCAACAGCACAGAGATCCAGACATGGCTCCTACAATCACTGCAGCAATGACCAATTCTCAAGACCACCTGACTCTGACCCACAAG CTCAGAAAGCCTCTGGTGGAGAAGTTTCGCAGAGAGCGAATCAACAGCAGCATCGAGCAGCTCAAGTCTCTCCTGGGTCCAGAGTTCCtcaaacagcagccagactCCAAGCTGGAGAAAGCAGACATCCTGGAGATGACAGTTTGTGTactgacacagctgcagcagcagaaccagcagcagAGAAGACTGCTGAACCACTTCAACAAGCTGCCGTCTTCCTCTGATAACAACCTGACAGAGGTTGACTCCTCTCTTCTGAGCTCCACAGTCCAGACCAGCATCACCACAGAGAAGAGTCCAGGCAACAGTGCCCTCTGGAGGCCGTGGTAG